A genomic window from Gambusia affinis linkage group LG16, SWU_Gaff_1.0, whole genome shotgun sequence includes:
- the wdr35 gene encoding WD repeat-containing protein 35, translated as MFIYLSKKIAIPNNINLKCLSWNKHQGFIACGGEDGLLRVLKLETQTDDSKLKGLAAPSNLSMNQTLEGHSGAVQVVTWNERNEKLTTSDQNGLIIVWMLYKSAWYEEMINNRNKSVVRSMSWNADGQKICIVYEDGAVIVGSVDGNRIWGKELKGSQLAHVAWSPDSKILLFGMANGEVHIYDNQGNFIMKMNISCLAGATGAVSLAGIHWYAGAGGYSEPDCPCLAICFDNGRCQIMRYENDENPVYIDTLMSVIGIQWNHCGSVLAVAGSLRATNMDKEYNVVQFYTPFGEHLRTLKVSGKHLSGISWEGGGLRIALAVDSYIYFANIRPDYKWGYCCSTVVYAYTKPERQEYCVVYWDTKNNEKFVKYVKNLTSITTSGDFCILASKTDEKQPQDDVGSETMNLARYVLILCNSIGTPLDSKYIDIDPLFVTMTRTHVITASKEAFYLWQYRVAKKLTALEINQVTRTKKGGRERFYHIDSNPSGGIDDDPDISNTFATTRDPICCITATDKTLIVGRESGVIQRYTLPNVALVQKYSSNSRAHYLSLNCNSSRLAIIDISGLLTLLDLEVRPAGSEGTGDQAAAGDPSKFERKDVWDLKWANDNPDLFAVMEKTRMYVFRNLDPEEPIQTSGYICNFEDLEIKSVLLDEIMKNPERPNKDNLFNFEIRSLRDSRALIEKVGIEDASQFIEDNPHPRLWHLLAEAALQKLDLKTAEEAFVRCKDYPGIQFVKRLGNLQSEPMKQAEVAAYFGRFEEAETMYLHMDRRDLAINLRIKLGDWFKVLQLLDTGSGYSDDALLAQANNGIGDYFADRQKWVKAVPYYLKGRNQERLADCYYKLEDYNGLEQLAADLPENHKLLPEIGEMFATVGMCEQAVKAYLKSNQPKAAVDTCVHLNQWNKAVELARAHNMKEIKSLLSKYASHLLEENKTLEAVELYRKAHHFLDAAKLMFKIADKEAKKMSRPLRVKKLYVLAAQLAEDYHEQVKASQQIKAKGKKSEATFALAGLLEEDATSSDNRIIDSAWRGAEAYHFFLLAQRQLHAGYPENATRTALHLREYEDIIPAVEIYSLLALCSAANRSFGTCSKAFIKLESLETLSSEQQQLYEDLALQIFTKYPPKDSRVVEAQGSSEGAEGKLPTCIVTGRPIQEYQFWMCSVCKHCALEQEISKYKCCPLCHSAVV; from the exons ATGTTCATTTACCTCAGCAAAAAG ATCGCCATTCCCAACAACATTAATCTGAAATGCCTGTCCTGGAACAAGCACCAGGGGTTCATTGCATGTGGCGGGGAAGATGGTCTGCTGAGAGTGTTGAAGCTTGAAACACAAACGG ACGACAGTAAACTGAAAGGTCTTGCTGCCCCCAGCAACCTGTCCATGAATCAGACTTTAGAAGGACACAGTG GTGCAGTGCAGGTAGTGACCTGGAATGAACGGAATGAAAAACTGACAACAAGTGACCAGAATGGACTCATTATTGTGTGGATGCTGTACAAAA GTGCATGGTACGAGGAGATGATTAACAACAGGAACAAATCAGTAGTGAGGAGCATGAGCTGGAACGCTGACGGTCAGAAGATTTGCATTGTGTATGAAGACGGGGCCGTCATTGTTGGATCGGTGGATG GCAACCGGATCTGGGGAAAGGAGTTGAAAGGGAGTCAACTTGCTCATGTTGCTTGGTCTCCTGACAGTAAGATCCTGCTGTTCGGCATGGCCAACGGCGAAGTACATATTTATGACAATCAAGGAAACTTCATT ATGAAAATGAACATCAGCTGCCTCGCCGGGGCAACCGGAGCTGTCAGTTTAGCTGGAATCCACTGGTATGCAGGAGCTGGGGGTTACAGTGAGCCGGATTGTCCTTGCCTTGCCATCTGTTTCGACAATGGAAGGTGTCAGATCATGCGCTATGAAAATGATGAAA ACCCTGTATATATCGATACTCTGATGAGTGTTATCGGTATCCAGTGGAACCACTGTGGCAGTGTGCTGGCAGTGGCAGGTTCCCTCAGAGCCACAAATATGGACAAAGAATATAATGTGGTGCAGTTCTACACACCCTTTGGAGAG CATCTGAGAACTCTGAAAGTGTCCGGGAAGCACTTATCTGGGATCTCATGGGAGGGAGGAGGCCTGCGAATCGCCCTGGCTGTGGACTCTTACATTTACTTTGCCAACATAAGGCCAGATTACAAA TGGGGCTACTGTTGCAGCACCGTGGTGTACGCCTACACAAAGCCAGAGCGCCAGGAGTACTGTGTAGTTTACTGGGACACCAAAAACAACGAGAAGTTTGTGAAATATGTCAAGAACTTAACTTCTATCACTACCTCGGGGGACTTCTGCATCCTGGCCAGCAAGACCGATGAAAAACAACCTCAG GATGATGTCGGATCAGAAACCATGAATCTTGCGAGG TACGTCCTGATCCTCTGCAATTCTATTGGTACTCCTCTGGACTCCAAATACATCGACATCG ATCCACTATTTGTTACCATGACGAGGACACACGTCATTACTGCTTCCAAAGAAGCTTTCTATCTGTGGCAATACAGAGTGGCAAAGAAACTGACCGCCCTGGAGATCAACCAAGTGACCAGAACCAAGAAAGGGGGCAGGGAGAG GTTCTATCACATCGACAGCAATCCATCTGGAGGCATCGATGATGATCCAGATATTTCAAATACCTTTGCA acAACTCGAGATCCCATCTGCTGCATTACAGCAACAGATAAAACCCTGATAGTG GGGCGTGAGTCCGGTGTCATCCAGAGATACACTCTTCCAAATGTAGCCCTCGTCCAGAAGTATTCCTCAAACAGCCGAGCTCATTATCTATCTCTAAACTGCAACTCCAG TCGTCTCGCCATAATTGACATCTCGGGCTTGCTGACTTTGTTGGACTTGGAAGTTCGTCCTGCCGGAAGCGAGGGGACAGGAGACCAGGCCGCTGCAGGAGATCCGTCCAAGTTTGAGCGCAAAGATGTCTGGGACTTGAAGTGGGCAAATGACAATCCGGATTTGTTTGCCGTGATGGAGAAAACCAGGATGTACGTGTTCAGGAACCTTGACCCGGAA GAGCCCATTCAAACCTCTGGGTACATCTGCAACTTTGAGGATCTggaaatcaaatcagttttgctTGATGAGATTATGAAG AATCCAGAGCGGCCAAATAAAGACAACCTCTTTAACTTTGAAATCCGCTCCCTGAGAGACAGCAGAGCACTGATTGAGAAAGTGGGCATTGAAGACGCTTCACAGTTCATTGAAGACAATCCTCACCCAAGACTCTG GCATCTGCTGGCCGAGGCAGCCCTACAAAAACTAGATCTGAAGACAGCCGAGGAGGCGTTTGTCCGCTGCAAAGACTACCCGGGCATTCAGTTTGTCAAGCGCCTGGGCAACCTGCAGAGCGAGCCCATGAAACAAGCCGAAGTGGCTGCCTACTTCGGCAGATTTGAGGAAGCTGAAACCATGTATCTGCATATGGATCGGAG AGATCTCGCCATCAACCTAAGGATCAAGCTGGGAGACTGGTTCAAGGTTCTGCAGCTTCTCGACACAGGCTCTGGATACTCAGATGACGCTCTGCTTGCTCAAGCTAATAATGGCATTGGAGATTACTTTGCTGACAGACAGAAGTG GGTGAAGGCAGTCCCATACTACCTTAAGGGGCGTAACCAAGAGAGGCTGGCAGATTGTTACTACAAGTTGGAGGACTATAATGGCCTTGAGCAGCTTGCTGCAGACCTCCCTGAAAATCATAAACTATTACCG GAAATCGGAGAGATGTTTGCCACAGTGGGGATGTGTGAACAGGCTGTGAAGGCCTACTTGAAGTCCAACCAGCCAAAAGCAGCGGTGGACACATGCGTCCATCTGAACCAG TGGAACAAAGCCGTGGAACTGGCAAGAGCCCACAACATGAAGGAGATAAAATCTCTCCTTTCCAAATATGCCTCTCATCttctggaggaaaataaaactctggAAGCAGTGGAACTTTATCGGAAAGCTCACCACTTTCTTGATGCAGCCAAACTCATGTTTAAG ATAGCAGACAAGGAGGCGAAGAAAATGAGTCGACCTCTGCGGGTGAAGAAGCTTTACGTTCTGGCAGCTCAGCTTGCTGAGGACTACCATGAGCAAGTGAAAGCGTCCCAGCAGATCAAAGCCAAAGGAAAGAAGTCAGAG GCAACATTCGCACTTGCTGGCCTTCTTGAAGAAGATGCAACGTCGTCAGACAATCGCATCATCGACAGCGCCTGGCGCGGAGCTGAAGCGTATCACTTCTTCCTGCTCGCTCAGAGGCAGCTCCATGCAGGCTACCCAGAAAACGCCACACGCACAG CCCTTCATCTTCGTGAGTACGAGGACATCATCCCCGCAGTTGAGATCTACTCCCTGTTGGCTTTGTGTTCTGCAGCGAACCGGTCCTTTGGCACCTGCTCAAAGGCCTTCATCAAGCTGGAATCTCTGGAGACTCTCagctctgagcagcagcagctctacgaGGATTTGGCCCTGCAGATTTTCACCAAATATCCCCCGAAGGACAGCCGCGTGGTGGAGGCCCAGGGCTCTTCAGAGGG aGCTGAGGGAAAACTGCCCACATGCATCGTGACCGGTCGTCCTATCCAGGAGTACCAGTTTTGGATGTGCAGTGTGTGTAAACACTGTGCATTGGAACAGGAGatcagtaaatataaatgttgcCCGCTGTGCCACAGTGCAGTAGTGTAA
- the LOC122845611 gene encoding potassium voltage-gated channel subfamily S member 3-like isoform X1 — protein sequence MTFNVTPLFWSAGSLNRKESDSSRCFDMVYGEVLHQADGCFININVGGFRRRLAHSVLRRLPQTRLARLLHCTSRAAILELCDDFSSFENEFYFDRNPIFFCSIHNFYLTGKLHLVDGLCVVSFSQELEYWGIKEHHLDLCCSSRFQELMQKICLDQRDDDQHRQSSGSSPENISALEDELEEFEGSWCANVRRNIWIRLENPSYSTSAKVMAVVFVSAVVVSIVSMCLNSMPDFHQGDSDEKHIEPSLLVLLENLCILLFSAEFILRLAVAPSAKKFLSSALNIIDFLSIFPFYVILICDNTKKDGNIELENVGKVVQILRLTRVFRVLKLARHSAGLRSLGSTLKHSSREMGQLLLFLSLGVSLFSALIYFVERESKESQLQTIPVGWWWATISMTTVGYGDTIPVTVAGRLIGTLCIVCGLLIVALPITNIFNKFSKLHQRQRRHSLR from the coding sequence ATGACATTCAACGTGACACCTTTGTTCTGGTCTGCAGGTTCTCTAAACAGGAAGGAGTCTGACAGCAGTAGGTGCTTCGACATGGTGTACGGCGAAGTCCTTCACCAGGCTGATGGCTGCTTCATTAACATCAATGTTGGAGGATTCAGGCGGCGCTTGGCTCACTCTGTCCTGAGGAGATTGCCACAGACCCGCCTCGCCCGCCTCCTGCACTGCACCTCCAGAGCAGCCATTTTGGAGCTCTGTGACGACTTCAGTTCCTTTGAAAACGAGTTCTACTTTGACCGCAACccaatttttttctgctccattCATAACTTCTACCTGACAGGGAAGCTCCACCTGGTTGACGGGTTGTGCGTGGTCTCATTTTCCCAGGAGCTCGAGTACTGGGGAATCAAGGAGCACCACCTGGATTTGTGTTGCAGCAGCAGATTTCAGGAGCTGATGCAGAAGATATGTTTGGATCAGAGGGATGATGATCAGCACCGCCAAAGCTCAGGCTCCTCTCCTGAGAATATTTCAGCTTTAGAGGATGAGCTGGAAGAGTTTGAAGGCTCCTGGTGTGCAAATGTTCGCAGGAATATCTGGATTCGACTTGAGAATCCCAGTTACTCCACCTCAGCCAAAGTGATGGCTGTGGTGTTTGTGAGTGCTGTGGTTGTTTCCATTGTTTCCATGTGCTTGAACAGCATGCCAGACTTTCACCAGGGGGACTCTGATGAAAAGCACATAGAACCCTCACTGCTAGTCCTGCTGGAAAACCTCTGCATCCTTCTGTTCTCTGCAGAGTTTATTCTTCGTTTGGCTGTTGCACCTTCAGCCAAGAAGTTCTTGAGCAGCGCTCTGAACATCATCGACTTTTTGTCCATCTTCCCCTTCTATGTGATTTTAATCTGTGATAATACAAAGAAAGATGGGAATATAGAACTGGAGAATGTTGGCAAAGTGGTACAAATCTTGAGGCTGACCCGAGTGTTTCGTGTTTTGAAGTTGGCCCGTCACTCAGCTGGGCTCCGCTCTCTCGGCTCCACGCTGAAGCACAGCTCAAGGGAGATGGGacagctgctgctcttcttATCGTTGGgggtttctctgttttctgctcttattTACTTTGTGGAGAGAGAGTCCAAAGAGTCACAGCTGCAGACCATCCCTGTCGGCTGGTGGTGGGCCACCATCAGCATGACCACTGTGGGTTACGGTGATACGATCCCAGTTACTGTAGCCGGGAGGCTGATAGGAACCCTGTGCATCGTCTGTGGGCTGCTTATTGTTGCTCTTCCTATTACTAACATCTTCAACAAGTTTTCCAAGCTTCATCAGAGGCAGAGACGACATAGTTTGAGGTAG
- the LOC122845611 gene encoding potassium voltage-gated channel subfamily S member 3-like isoform X2 has protein sequence MVYGEVLHQADGCFININVGGFRRRLAHSVLRRLPQTRLARLLHCTSRAAILELCDDFSSFENEFYFDRNPIFFCSIHNFYLTGKLHLVDGLCVVSFSQELEYWGIKEHHLDLCCSSRFQELMQKICLDQRDDDQHRQSSGSSPENISALEDELEEFEGSWCANVRRNIWIRLENPSYSTSAKVMAVVFVSAVVVSIVSMCLNSMPDFHQGDSDEKHIEPSLLVLLENLCILLFSAEFILRLAVAPSAKKFLSSALNIIDFLSIFPFYVILICDNTKKDGNIELENVGKVVQILRLTRVFRVLKLARHSAGLRSLGSTLKHSSREMGQLLLFLSLGVSLFSALIYFVERESKESQLQTIPVGWWWATISMTTVGYGDTIPVTVAGRLIGTLCIVCGLLIVALPITNIFNKFSKLHQRQRRHSLR, from the coding sequence ATGGTGTACGGCGAAGTCCTTCACCAGGCTGATGGCTGCTTCATTAACATCAATGTTGGAGGATTCAGGCGGCGCTTGGCTCACTCTGTCCTGAGGAGATTGCCACAGACCCGCCTCGCCCGCCTCCTGCACTGCACCTCCAGAGCAGCCATTTTGGAGCTCTGTGACGACTTCAGTTCCTTTGAAAACGAGTTCTACTTTGACCGCAACccaatttttttctgctccattCATAACTTCTACCTGACAGGGAAGCTCCACCTGGTTGACGGGTTGTGCGTGGTCTCATTTTCCCAGGAGCTCGAGTACTGGGGAATCAAGGAGCACCACCTGGATTTGTGTTGCAGCAGCAGATTTCAGGAGCTGATGCAGAAGATATGTTTGGATCAGAGGGATGATGATCAGCACCGCCAAAGCTCAGGCTCCTCTCCTGAGAATATTTCAGCTTTAGAGGATGAGCTGGAAGAGTTTGAAGGCTCCTGGTGTGCAAATGTTCGCAGGAATATCTGGATTCGACTTGAGAATCCCAGTTACTCCACCTCAGCCAAAGTGATGGCTGTGGTGTTTGTGAGTGCTGTGGTTGTTTCCATTGTTTCCATGTGCTTGAACAGCATGCCAGACTTTCACCAGGGGGACTCTGATGAAAAGCACATAGAACCCTCACTGCTAGTCCTGCTGGAAAACCTCTGCATCCTTCTGTTCTCTGCAGAGTTTATTCTTCGTTTGGCTGTTGCACCTTCAGCCAAGAAGTTCTTGAGCAGCGCTCTGAACATCATCGACTTTTTGTCCATCTTCCCCTTCTATGTGATTTTAATCTGTGATAATACAAAGAAAGATGGGAATATAGAACTGGAGAATGTTGGCAAAGTGGTACAAATCTTGAGGCTGACCCGAGTGTTTCGTGTTTTGAAGTTGGCCCGTCACTCAGCTGGGCTCCGCTCTCTCGGCTCCACGCTGAAGCACAGCTCAAGGGAGATGGGacagctgctgctcttcttATCGTTGGgggtttctctgttttctgctcttattTACTTTGTGGAGAGAGAGTCCAAAGAGTCACAGCTGCAGACCATCCCTGTCGGCTGGTGGTGGGCCACCATCAGCATGACCACTGTGGGTTACGGTGATACGATCCCAGTTACTGTAGCCGGGAGGCTGATAGGAACCCTGTGCATCGTCTGTGGGCTGCTTATTGTTGCTCTTCCTATTACTAACATCTTCAACAAGTTTTCCAAGCTTCATCAGAGGCAGAGACGACATAGTTTGAGGTAG
- the fosl2 gene encoding fos-related antigen 2 isoform X1: protein MYQDYSGNYDTSSRGSSTSPAQPESFTSGSSTIGSPISTSNYQKYRVDMPGSNSAFIPTINAITTSQDLQWMVQPTVITSMSNPYSRSHPYGHHLTNGPSLLPHNTLARPGVIRSTGDLRRRKREEQLTPEEEEKRRVRRERNKLAAAKCRNRRRELTEMLQGETEKLEEEKADLQKEIESLQKEKDKLEFMLVAHNPVCKLPVDERHQQSSHHQHQQQCNPLQLTMRPSLNPRAQMNQVVVKQEPEDIEEDVGKPQRSVIKPICLGGGGISGGMYCPDGDSLNTPVVVASTPAATPNAQNLIFTYPNMMEPESPSPSSESCSKAHRRSSSSGDQSSDSLNSPTLLAL, encoded by the exons ATGTACCAGGACTACTCCGGGAACTACGACACCTCGTCCCGCGGCAGCAGCACCTCTCCGGCCCAGCCAGAGTCCTTCACAAGCGGCAGCAGCACGATCGGGAGTCCGATCTCTACCTCAAACTACCAG aagtACAGGGTTGACATGCCTGGCTCCAACAGTGCCTTCATCCCTACAATCAATGCAATCACAACCAGCCAAGACCTACAGTGGATGGTGCAGCCGACCGTCATCACCTCCATGTCCAACCCGTACTCCCGCTCCCACCCGTATGGACATCACCTGACCAACGGGCCGAGCCTGCTGCCGCACAACACGCTGGCCCGGCCCGGGGTCATCCGCTCCACTGGCGACCTCAGACGGCGCAAGAGGGAGGAACAG CTGACcccggaggaagaggagaagcgGAGGGTGAGACGGGAGAGGAACAAGCTGGCCGCAGCCAAATGTAGAAACCGCAGGCGGGAGCTGACGGAGATGCTGCAGGGG GAGACTgagaagctggaggaggagaaggcaGACCTGCAGAAGGAGATCGAGAGCctgcagaaggagaaagacAAGCTAGAGTTTATGCTGGTCGCCCACAACCCCGTGTGCAAGCTGCCCGTCGACGAGCGCCATCAGCAGTCCAGCCACcaccagcaccagcagcagtGCAACCCGCTGCAGCTCACCATGCGCCCCAGCCTGAACCCGCGTGCACAGATGAACCAGGTGGTGGTGAAGCAGGAGCCCGAGGACATAGAGGAGGATGTGGGCAAGCCTCAGCGCTCTGTCATCAAGCCCATCTGCCTGGGAGGCGGCGGCATCAGCGGTGGGATGTACTGCCCGGACGGAGACAGCCTCAATACGCCGGTGGTGGTGGCGTCCACCCCGGCAGCCACGCCGAACGCCCAAAACCTCATATTCACCTATCCCAACATGATGGAGCCCGAGAGCCCCTCGCCCTCTTCTGAGTCCTGCTCCAAAGCCCACcggcgcagcagcagcagcggcgacCAATCCTCCGACTCCCTCAACTCACCCACGCTCCTGGCGCTCTGA
- the fosl2 gene encoding fos-related antigen 2 isoform X2, translating into MYQDYSGNYDTSSRGSSTSPAQPESFTSGSSTIGSPISTSNYQYRVDMPGSNSAFIPTINAITTSQDLQWMVQPTVITSMSNPYSRSHPYGHHLTNGPSLLPHNTLARPGVIRSTGDLRRRKREEQLTPEEEEKRRVRRERNKLAAAKCRNRRRELTEMLQGETEKLEEEKADLQKEIESLQKEKDKLEFMLVAHNPVCKLPVDERHQQSSHHQHQQQCNPLQLTMRPSLNPRAQMNQVVVKQEPEDIEEDVGKPQRSVIKPICLGGGGISGGMYCPDGDSLNTPVVVASTPAATPNAQNLIFTYPNMMEPESPSPSSESCSKAHRRSSSSGDQSSDSLNSPTLLAL; encoded by the exons ATGTACCAGGACTACTCCGGGAACTACGACACCTCGTCCCGCGGCAGCAGCACCTCTCCGGCCCAGCCAGAGTCCTTCACAAGCGGCAGCAGCACGATCGGGAGTCCGATCTCTACCTCAAACTACCAG tACAGGGTTGACATGCCTGGCTCCAACAGTGCCTTCATCCCTACAATCAATGCAATCACAACCAGCCAAGACCTACAGTGGATGGTGCAGCCGACCGTCATCACCTCCATGTCCAACCCGTACTCCCGCTCCCACCCGTATGGACATCACCTGACCAACGGGCCGAGCCTGCTGCCGCACAACACGCTGGCCCGGCCCGGGGTCATCCGCTCCACTGGCGACCTCAGACGGCGCAAGAGGGAGGAACAG CTGACcccggaggaagaggagaagcgGAGGGTGAGACGGGAGAGGAACAAGCTGGCCGCAGCCAAATGTAGAAACCGCAGGCGGGAGCTGACGGAGATGCTGCAGGGG GAGACTgagaagctggaggaggagaaggcaGACCTGCAGAAGGAGATCGAGAGCctgcagaaggagaaagacAAGCTAGAGTTTATGCTGGTCGCCCACAACCCCGTGTGCAAGCTGCCCGTCGACGAGCGCCATCAGCAGTCCAGCCACcaccagcaccagcagcagtGCAACCCGCTGCAGCTCACCATGCGCCCCAGCCTGAACCCGCGTGCACAGATGAACCAGGTGGTGGTGAAGCAGGAGCCCGAGGACATAGAGGAGGATGTGGGCAAGCCTCAGCGCTCTGTCATCAAGCCCATCTGCCTGGGAGGCGGCGGCATCAGCGGTGGGATGTACTGCCCGGACGGAGACAGCCTCAATACGCCGGTGGTGGTGGCGTCCACCCCGGCAGCCACGCCGAACGCCCAAAACCTCATATTCACCTATCCCAACATGATGGAGCCCGAGAGCCCCTCGCCCTCTTCTGAGTCCTGCTCCAAAGCCCACcggcgcagcagcagcagcggcgacCAATCCTCCGACTCCCTCAACTCACCCACGCTCCTGGCGCTCTGA